AGAAAAGACGCCTTGGTGCCTCTTTTTTCAGGATTTACTGTATTACTTTGATGAATAATAAAATCATTGATCCCATCTTTAAAGTAGGAGTTTTCTGCTTGGGGCGTTCCATATAACTTTGGAGTATTGGTTTCATTATCACAAAATATACTTTGAGCATTTGAATTTCTTGAATACAACTTTTTAATGGAAATGCTATCGTGTCCAATATCAATACTTCCATCATGGGAAGCATTCATCTGTGCTTTATAAGTGTTATAGCCCCATTTCCAGTTATTTCTGAACCAGGCAGTAGGCGCCACTACAATGGGAGCGTCGTTTTGGCTTCGGTTGCAAATAGTAACTCTGGCCAGAATATCATTGTGATCAGCCTTGCAGTATTCAATGAAGATGTCAAAATACTCATCATGGTCAAAGATTCCCGTATCGAAGATCTCATATTCCGGTTCCTGTTTACTGCGTCGTCCATTTTCGGCAACTAGATCATCGTACGGAAATTCATTAATAGGATATTTGTAAACCATCTTCATATAGCTATGAGTAGGCGTATTATCCAAATAATAGAAGATTTCCTTGATATCTTCGCCGTGATTTCCCTGTGGATTACTCAATCCAAAGAAACGCTCCTTTACAATTTTATCTCTTTTATTCCAGAATGAAAAAGCAAAGCAGAATAATTGCTTTACATCGGAAATTCCGGCAATACCTTCTTCTCCCCAACGGTATGTATAACTTTCAGCATTATCATGATTGGTATAGTTCCATGCATTTCCATTGGTGCTGTAGTCTTCACGTACATTTCCCCATTGCCGGTTGCTTACATAAGGTCCCCAGTTTTTCCATTTGGTATCTTGTAATCTTTCTTTTTCGGCGATCATATATCATCATTTTCCATACGAAGTTAGTTTTTTTGCAAAATAATTCCAATTCCCTCCATCTGAATAATTATTAATATGGTCTTGAAAGACTTGTGTTTAAGGGCTTTTTTAAATATTAAATTAATTTTTTTTTGATTTTAAAAGAAAAGAACTACCTTTGCATCATTCGTTCATTCAAATATTGAAAATGTTATCAAGAAAGGTTGAGGGATTAGACCCTATGAAACCTTAGCAACCCTTTGCGCAAGCAAAGAAGGTGCTACGTTCTACCAAAATTATTTTGGACAGATAACTTACTGAAGTTCTTTTCAGCCATTTCTTGTGGCATTTTCAATTGTATTAAAATAATAATATAATAGAATTGAAAACAGAACTAAACTATATTAATCTTTCGTATCAAACCTATTCCCAAAAGGAATACAATATCTCGTTAAGCTATGAGCTTTTCGGGAAAGACCTGTTTACAGCACCTGTTATTCTAATTAATCATGCCTTAACCGGAAATTCAAACGTATCCGGAGAGAAAGGATGGTGGAAGCAGCTGGTAGGAGAAAATCAGATCGTTGATACAAATAAATATACTGTTCTGTGTTTCAACATCCCCGGAAACGGATATGATCATTTTTTAATTGAAGATTATGAAAACTTCACCCCATCAGATATAGCCAATATATTTCTGAAAGGGCTGGAAGCTTTACATATCAAAAAACTATATGCCATTATTGGTGGCTCTCTTGGTGGAGGAATTGCATGGGAAATGCTTGCAAAGCAGCCTAAGCTTGCGGAAATCTTTATTCCTATAGCATGCGATTACAGAACTCACGATTGGCTTCATGCGCAATGTCTGGTTCAGAAATTTTTATTGAATGATAAAGAAGAACCATTACAAAAAGCAAGAATTCATGCCATGTTGTGTTATAGAACTCCAGAATCTCTTAACGATAGATTTCAAAATAAGTACAATCAGGAAAAGCAACGCTTAGAATCAGAAGACTGGTTGGTTTATCATGGCAATGCATTAAACGAAAGGTTTAGTTTACAAGCATACAGGCTAATGAACCATCTGCTGATGAATATTAATGCTGATGAAGCCGCGCTGGAGAAAATAGAAGCACGAATGCACATGATCTCCGTAGATACAGACTTATTCTTTCCTGCTTCTGAAATCCGAATGTGTTTTGAGAACTTAAAAAAGAAAAAAGAGAATATTTCTTATCACGAGATCCAATCTATGCAGGGGCACGATGCCTTCCTAATGGAATATCAACAATTAAATAATATCATAAAAAACATTTTATAGAGTAATGAAAAATGCTAACGAAATAAAATTTTTAAAGAACAGATCAATCGTCAAATTTGAAGGAGAAGATTTCCTGGGAGAAATCGGTATTGACGGACGAATTTTTAAAGCGCTTACTTTAGCGCGTATCAGTGTAGGAGTAATCTCTCAGCAAGCCATAGAAAACGGAATTTCTATTTTGGTTCAGGAAAATGACGCAGAAAAAGCAGTCGCTTGTCTTATAGATGAATTTGAAGCAGAAAGAAAATCAGGAAAAGTATCACAAATCTATAGTATTAATAATGTTTCTGTCATTGGGTTTGTAGCAGAAGACTTCAATAAAGTTTTTGCTGAACTGGCCAGAAACAACGTTTTCCCATTGCTTTTAAACCAAGTAGCAGGAGAAAACAGAGTGAATATTGTGGTGACTTCTTCACAGGACGAAAAAACAAAAAACATCATAGAATCTGAAATCTTCAAAAAACCAAAGCCCGTTCATCTTGCAATCATTGGTCATGGTAACGTGGGAAAAACTTTGATAGAACAGGTTCTGGAATCTTCAGAAGAAATTAAAAGACGTAAAAAAATAGATTTAAAGGTTGTTGCAGTAGCTAACTCTAAGAAAATTGCCTTCAACAAGAAGGGTTTTGATGCTAACTGGGCAGAAGAGGTTTTAACTGCAGAACACCCATCAAGCGTTCAGGAGTTGATTAATTTCTCTAATGAAAATCAATTGGAAAACCTGATTGTTGTGGATAACACAGCAAGTAAGGACTTTGTTAAGAACTATCATGCTTTGGCAGAAAACGGGTTTGATTTAGTCTCTTCCAACAAAATCTTCAACACACTTCCTATCGAGGAATATAGAAAACTAAGATATACGTTAAGCAAAAATAACAGACGTTATCTGTATGAAACCAATGTAGGAGCGGGGCTTCCGTTAATTGATACCATCAAATTATTACACCTTTCAGGAGAAAATATCACAAGAATTAAAGGTGTATTCTCCGGAACATTGAGTTATGTTTTCAATAATTTTTCTTTGAGAAATGATAAATTCTCAACGATCATCAATGAAGCTCTGGAAAAAGGGTATACAGAACCGGATCCAAGAGAAGACTTGTCAGGAAATGATGTGGCTAGAAAACTATTGATTTTAGCAAGAGAGCTGGATCTAATCAACGAATTCGACGATATCAATATTCAAAATCTGGTTCCGGAAAGCTTACTTTCAGTTTCAAAACCAGAATTCCTTTCCAGGCTTGAAGAACTGGATGAAGAATATCAAAAAATTAAAGAAAATCAGGAGCCTGATCATGTATTGAGATATGTTGGTGATTTACACGGTGACTTACAGAAAGACAAAGGTGAGCTGGATGTAAAACTGATTTCTGTACCTGCCACTTCAGCTTTAGGACAGTTGAAAGGTTCAGATTCCATCTTTGAGATTTATACAGAAAGCTATGGGGAAAACCCAATTGTAATTATGGGAGCCGGAGCCGGAGCACAGGTAACTGCAAGAGGAGTATTCGGAGATATTTTAAGAGTAAGTGAAACGAAATAATAATGTACCAATATAACAATGTATCAGTTTACCAATAATGGTTATTGTCATTCTGAGCACAGATGATAAATCTGCGAACGCAGTTCAGAAGAATCTGATTGTTACATTATTAGACTGCTACATTGTTACATTAATTAAAACTATATGGAAAATTTTGAAACATCAGCAATAAGAACCCAGACTGAAAGATCTCAGTTTGATGAGCACTCTACACCATTATATCTTACATCCAGTTTTATTTTTCAGGATGCCGAGGATATGAGAGCCAGCTTTGCTGAAGAAAAACCTAAGAACTTATACAGCCGCTTTTCCAATCCTAATGTAACTGAGTTTACAGATAAAATTGCAAAAATGGAGGGTGCAGAAGCAGGATATGCATTTGCTACAGGTATGGCAGCCATCTATTCAACGTTTGCAGCTTTATTGAATGCAGGAGATCATATCGTAAGCTGCCAGTCAGTTTTTGGATCTACACATACTTTGTTTACCAAGTATTTCCCGAAATGGAATATTGAAACTACCTATTTCAAAGCTGGAGATGCAGAGAATGTTGAAAAATATATTAAGCCTAATACAAAGATCTTATATCTTGAAACGCCTACCAATCCGGCTATAGAAATTCTTGATTTAGAGTTTTTCGGGCAGATTGCAAAAAAACATAACCTGATATTTATTGTAGATAACTGTTTTGCAACACCTTATCTTCAGCAGCCAATTAAATATGGTGCAGATGTTGTTGTGCATTCTGCAACGAAGTTGATTGACGGACAGGGAAGAGTGTTGGGAGGAATAGCAGTAGGTAAAGAGGACCTGATCAGAGAGATCTATCTTTTCGCAAGAAATACAGGACCTGCGTTGTCTCCTTTTAATGCATGGGTATTATCAAAAAGCTTAGAAACATTGGCTATCCGTGTAGAAAAACACTGTGAAAATGCCTTGAAAGTTGCTGAGTTTTTAGAAAGCCATCCTAACGTAGAATTGGTGAAATATCCATTCCTGAAATCTCACCCAAGCTATGAAGTAGCCAAGAAACAAATGAAGCTTGGAGGAAATATTGTTGCCTTTGAAATTAAAGGCGGAATAGAAGGCGGAAGAAATTTCCTGGATAAGATAAAAATGTGTTCCCTTTCTGCTAACCTTGGTGATACAAGAACGATCGTTACACATCCCGCATCCACCACGCACTCCAAATTGTCAGATGAAGAAAGAAACGAGGTAGGAATTACAGCAGGATTGGTTCGTTGCTCTGTAGGATTAGAAAATGTAGAGGATATCATTGCAGATTTAAAACAGGCTTTAGACTAGTTGAAAGATTATAGTTGACAATTGATACATAGATGATGAGTAGAGACTGTACAGAACTAGAAGCTTGGATGGAAGGGAAAAAGCTGGTGAGCCTGGCTTATATTTTGACCACAAGCTTTCCTAAGAAAGAATTATCAGGTTTAGCCAATCAGGTAAGAAGAATTGCGACTTCAGTTCCATTAAATATAGCTGAAGGATACGAAAGAAGAACTTCTAAGGACGATGCATTACAATTTCTGCATACTGCTCAAGAGTCTCTCTGTGAATTGGAAACTAAATTTTGTATCGCTTTAGATCAGAAATATGTATCTAAGGTGAATTTTGAAATGATCAGTAAAAAAATTCACTTGTCTAAAAAATTGACGAGCGGATTTATAAATTATTACAAAAAGACAGAAAATGAAAAATTCAGAACAATTATATAAAGCTTTATCCGAAAGAATTTTAATTCTCGATGGGGCAATGGGAACAATGCTTCAGAGATATAAGTTTGAGGAAGAAGATTACCGTGGTGAGCGTTTCAAAGACTGGGAACATCCGGTAAAGGGAAATAATGACTTACTTTCCCTTACACAGCCTCACGCCATTGAAGAAGTTCACAAAAAATATCTGGAAGCAGATGCAGATATCATTGAAACCAATACATTCTCCGGAACTACAATTGCCATGGCCGATTATCACATGGAAGATCTGGTATATGAACTGAACTACGAGTCTGCAAAGATTGCCAGAAAAGCCTGTGATGAATATACAGCCAAAAATCCTGATAAGCCGAGATTCGTAGCAGGATCTATCGGGCCTACAAACAGAACGGCAAGCTTAAGCCCGGATGTAAATGATCCTGGATATAGAGCCATAACATTCGAAGAACTGAGAGTTGCCTACAGACAACAATGTGAAGCATTATTAGATGGAGGTTCAGATATTCTGTTAGTAGAAACCATCTTCGATACATTGAATGCTAAAGCAGCTTTGTTTGCAATAGATGAATTACAGGAAGAAAGAGGAATAAAAATTCCGATCATGGTTTCAGGAACCATTACCGATGCTTCAGGGAGAACGTTGAGCGGTCAGACAGCAGATGCTTTCCTGATCTCGGTTTCCCACTTGAATTTGTTAAGCGTTGGATTCAACTGTGCACTGGGAGCAGATCAGCTGACACCTTATCTGGAAACATTGGCCCATAATTCAGAATTTTATATTTCAGCGTATCCAAATGCCGGTTTACCCAATGCTTTCGGAAAATATGATGAAACTCCGGAAGACATGGCCAGACAGATCAAGGAATATGTGGAAAAAGGATTAATCAATATTATCGGAGGCTGTTGTGGTACCACGCCGGAACATATCAAAGCGATTGCTGATCTGGTGAAAAATTATCCGCCAAGAAAATTGAAAGAATTTGTGTGATTTGATAGATTTTTTTAATTAAAATCAATAATGTGGGCTAAATTATAAATATTAACTTTAAATAAATCATAAAGTCTATTATAATGGAAAAGCCGATTTATTTAAAAGATTCAGATGATATAAAACTCTTTAATGAACTGAGAAAGAAGGTGAACCAGCGAGTAGAAGCAATTCCTGAAAACAGGGATATCTATATTCAGATAAAAGCAGTGATTTTACCCCTTATCTATGTCGGTTTATATTTCGTAGCGATTCTTAATGCAGAGAAGCAATGGGTTTATATATTGAGTTTTGTGTTAATGGGAATTTCATTGGTTTTGATTTATTTAAACTTAATTCATGAAGCAGCCCATAACAATATCTATAAAAGCAAAAGGCTGAATGGGTTGGTATTGCACATTTTTGATTTTATAGGAGCCAATTCCTATATCTGGAAAAAAAGACATATCGCAAGCCACCATGCTTATCCTAATGTAGATGGATGGGATACAGATATTGAGCAGAGTGGTTTACTTTTAATAGTACCATGGATAAAGGCAAAAGGAGTTCAGAAGTATCAGCATAGGTTTTTCTTTTTAGTATATCCGTTGTATTTATTCAACTGGATGTTCATAAGAGACTTTAGAGACTTCTTTGACAAGGAAAGAGTGATTTTAAAAACCCAGGGAAGAATACCTGTTATGGAGAAAGTAAAAATGGTGAGTTATAAACTGTTTTACTTTTTTTATCAGATTGTGGTTCCTGTATTGTTCTTTAAAGTATCAATTGGTTTGGTTTTAGGAGCTTGGTTTTTACAGGTGATTGCAGCAAGCATTTTTGCACTGTTTGTTTTATTGCCTCTGCATCCGCTTCCTGACAATGCTTTTCCAAAATTGGATAAAGATAATGGGCTTCCATTTAGCTGGCTGCGTCATCAATTGGAAGTAACGAATGATTTAAAAGAAAATAACTGGTTGGTAAGAAATGTATTAGGGAACTTTAATTTTCATGTGGCTCATCATCTTTTTCCCAATTACAGTTATATGTATTACAATGAGATCACAGAAGAAATAGAAGAATTTGCTAAAGAACACCACTTGGCATACAAACGATTTCCGTTGTTAACCGCTTTAGGTAAGCACAGGGATTTATTGAGGCAGAACGCAAACAATGCCTATTATATTTTAGAAGAATAAAATAGATGAAGTATTTAAGATTATCAGGCCTTGAGCCTCTTATCATAACGCCGGAGAGTAATTTCATCAATGTTGGTGAAAGAACTAACGTTGCCGGTTCCAAAAAGTTTTTAAGACTAATTAAAGAGGAGAAATTCTCTGAAGCATTAGACATTGCCCGCCATCAGGTAGAAGGAGGGGCACAGATTCTTGATGTCAATTTTGATGATGGATTGATTGATGGAAAAGCATCCATGATTAAATTCCTGAACTTAATTGCCTCAGAACCGGATATCGCAAGGATTCCTATCATGGTAGACTCTTCCAAATGGGAAATTTTGGAGGCTGGTCTTCAGGTGGCCCAGGGGAAATGCGTGGTAAACTCCATCAGTTTAAAAGAAGGAGAAGAAGAATTTATCAAGCATGCAAAAGCAATCAAAAGATATGGAGCTGCAGTTATTGTAATGGCATTTGATGAGGTGGGGCAAGCTGACAATCTTGAACGAAGAATAGAAATTTCAAAACGTTCCTATGATATTTTGGTCAACGAAATCGGTTTTCCGGCAGAAGATATCATTTTTGACTTAAATATCTTCCCGGTTGCAACAGGTATGGATGAGCATAGAAGAAATGCCATCGAATTTATCGAAGCAACCCGATGGGTAAGACAGAATCTTCCTTATGTCTCTGTGAGTGGGGGAGTAAGTAATGTTTCTTTCTCATTTCGTGGAAACGATACGGTAAGAGAAGCCATGCACTCGGTATTTCTTTATC
This genomic interval from Chryseobacterium joostei contains the following:
- a CDS encoding ACT domain-containing protein, with the translated sequence MKNANEIKFLKNRSIVKFEGEDFLGEIGIDGRIFKALTLARISVGVISQQAIENGISILVQENDAEKAVACLIDEFEAERKSGKVSQIYSINNVSVIGFVAEDFNKVFAELARNNVFPLLLNQVAGENRVNIVVTSSQDEKTKNIIESEIFKKPKPVHLAIIGHGNVGKTLIEQVLESSEEIKRRKKIDLKVVAVANSKKIAFNKKGFDANWAEEVLTAEHPSSVQELINFSNENQLENLIVVDNTASKDFVKNYHALAENGFDLVSSNKIFNTLPIEEYRKLRYTLSKNNRRYLYETNVGAGLPLIDTIKLLHLSGENITRIKGVFSGTLSYVFNNFSLRNDKFSTIINEALEKGYTEPDPREDLSGNDVARKLLILARELDLINEFDDINIQNLVPESLLSVSKPEFLSRLEELDEEYQKIKENQEPDHVLRYVGDLHGDLQKDKGELDVKLISVPATSALGQLKGSDSIFEIYTESYGENPIVIMGAGAGAQVTARGVFGDILRVSETK
- a CDS encoding four helix bundle protein, producing MMSRDCTELEAWMEGKKLVSLAYILTTSFPKKELSGLANQVRRIATSVPLNIAEGYERRTSKDDALQFLHTAQESLCELETKFCIALDQKYVSKVNFEMISKKIHLSKKLTSGFINYYKKTENEKFRTII
- a CDS encoding alpha/beta fold hydrolase, with protein sequence MKTELNYINLSYQTYSQKEYNISLSYELFGKDLFTAPVILINHALTGNSNVSGEKGWWKQLVGENQIVDTNKYTVLCFNIPGNGYDHFLIEDYENFTPSDIANIFLKGLEALHIKKLYAIIGGSLGGGIAWEMLAKQPKLAEIFIPIACDYRTHDWLHAQCLVQKFLLNDKEEPLQKARIHAMLCYRTPESLNDRFQNKYNQEKQRLESEDWLVYHGNALNERFSLQAYRLMNHLLMNINADEAALEKIEARMHMISVDTDLFFPASEIRMCFENLKKKKENISYHEIQSMQGHDAFLMEYQQLNNIIKNIL
- a CDS encoding O-succinylhomoserine sulfhydrylase — protein: MENFETSAIRTQTERSQFDEHSTPLYLTSSFIFQDAEDMRASFAEEKPKNLYSRFSNPNVTEFTDKIAKMEGAEAGYAFATGMAAIYSTFAALLNAGDHIVSCQSVFGSTHTLFTKYFPKWNIETTYFKAGDAENVEKYIKPNTKILYLETPTNPAIEILDLEFFGQIAKKHNLIFIVDNCFATPYLQQPIKYGADVVVHSATKLIDGQGRVLGGIAVGKEDLIREIYLFARNTGPALSPFNAWVLSKSLETLAIRVEKHCENALKVAEFLESHPNVELVKYPFLKSHPSYEVAKKQMKLGGNIVAFEIKGGIEGGRNFLDKIKMCSLSANLGDTRTIVTHPASTTHSKLSDEERNEVGITAGLVRCSVGLENVEDIIADLKQALD
- a CDS encoding fatty acid desaturase family protein, with translation MEKPIYLKDSDDIKLFNELRKKVNQRVEAIPENRDIYIQIKAVILPLIYVGLYFVAILNAEKQWVYILSFVLMGISLVLIYLNLIHEAAHNNIYKSKRLNGLVLHIFDFIGANSYIWKKRHIASHHAYPNVDGWDTDIEQSGLLLIVPWIKAKGVQKYQHRFFFLVYPLYLFNWMFIRDFRDFFDKERVILKTQGRIPVMEKVKMVSYKLFYFFYQIVVPVLFFKVSIGLVLGAWFLQVIAASIFALFVLLPLHPLPDNAFPKLDKDNGLPFSWLRHQLEVTNDLKENNWLVRNVLGNFNFHVAHHLFPNYSYMYYNEITEEIEEFAKEHHLAYKRFPLLTALGKHRDLLRQNANNAYYILEE
- a CDS encoding homocysteine S-methyltransferase family protein; the protein is MKNSEQLYKALSERILILDGAMGTMLQRYKFEEEDYRGERFKDWEHPVKGNNDLLSLTQPHAIEEVHKKYLEADADIIETNTFSGTTIAMADYHMEDLVYELNYESAKIARKACDEYTAKNPDKPRFVAGSIGPTNRTASLSPDVNDPGYRAITFEELRVAYRQQCEALLDGGSDILLVETIFDTLNAKAALFAIDELQEERGIKIPIMVSGTITDASGRTLSGQTADAFLISVSHLNLLSVGFNCALGADQLTPYLETLAHNSEFYISAYPNAGLPNAFGKYDETPEDMARQIKEYVEKGLINIIGGCCGTTPEHIKAIADLVKNYPPRKLKEFV